In Phyllobacterium zundukense, the genomic stretch GAAACGAAACCCTGTCGTCGAGACCGCAACGACTTGTCAAAGCCTCCGCTACCTCAACAAACTCATCCGTGAGATCGACGCCGGTGACGCGGCACTCGTAGGTTTCGGCAAAGTATCGCGCTGGACCGCCAATACCGGAACCGACATCCAACAGGCGCATATGCGGTTCAACGCCAAGGTTCTTTCCAAGTTCTACAGTCGCCGCGCGCCAACCGAGATGCAATTCGTCCAGCACCGACATATCCGAGGCGACAAGCGTGTCGATATCCTTGCCGCTCGCGATCAGCGCTTCGAGAATTGTCCGTTCAAGAGCACCATGCGTGTAATGTTTTGCAACCTGTTCTTCGGTAGTCATAAGCGTTCCAATCCGGAACCGAGACGAACATTGATGCCTTCAAAAGCAGTATACGCTCTCTACCTTTGAAGCGATATACGAAGCCCGACTGCAAGCCCGCCCAATTAGACAAATGGTCTTGCAAGCTCGAAGCGTCTGGGCAGCAATCGTTCCAGATACGCCCTGCAGGACGATGATATCTGGTTGCTCTCGGGCAGGAGAAAGTCTGCTGGCATGTGGCGTGTCTTACCAGCCACGCTGCCAAGTGAAACCAGCCGTGGGATCGTAACGCCGTTGTCGCATTGCAGCGCGACTGATCCGCCGCCGCTTGACGTCGCTTCGACCGCAAAGACGCCGGCTTCGAATGCTTCACGCGCATCTGTCGCGTTGATTGTGCTGACGCTGCCACGGGGCAGATAGCCGAATGTGTCAACCCGTGCCCGTGTCCCCGGCAAGCCGTCGTTGATCAAGCGTTCGATCGACATTCCAAGGTCGCCACCTGACAGCCGGACATTACCGTGCGCGTCACGCTCGAGCCGCTCGGGTGGGACAAGACCTTCGACGACGGAACGGCCATCTTCTGCGGTAACACCTTCTGACATCGCGATGATGCATCGTCCATGCCGGCCCAGCGTCTCGCGTATATCTTCTATAAACCGCGCAGGCGAAAACGCTCGCTCCGGCACATAAACCAGGTGAGGCCCGCTGTCCTCGTCCAGCTGCCACGCGGCCGCAGCGGCAGTGAGGAAGCCGGCATGCCTGCCCATGACAATACCGACATAGATTCCTGGCAAGGCGCGAAAGTCAAGATCGACGCTCACAAAGGCCCCGGCAACGAATTCAGCGGCTGAAATGAATCCCGGCGTGTGATCGTTTTCGACGAGATCGTTATCGATCGTCTTTGGCGCGTGGACGAACGCGATATCATTCCCACTTGCTTCGGCGAGAATCTGCTGTGTCCCGGCCGTGTCATTTCCTCCGATATAGATGAACGCTGTGGCTCCGGCTTGGCGCAGACCTTTCAGAATGGTTTCACAATAAGCAGCATC encodes the following:
- a CDS encoding diphosphate--fructose-6-phosphate 1-phosphotransferase, which produces MTETFVIAQGGGPTAVINQTLIGAVLEARKRYPRSRILGARHGVRGIRDGDFVDLSALNEKELQLIAATPSAALGSTRDKPDAAYCETILKGLRQAGATAFIYIGGNDTAGTQQILAEASGNDIAFVHAPKTIDNDLVENDHTPGFISAAEFVAGAFVSVDLDFRALPGIYVGIVMGRHAGFLTAAAAAWQLDEDSGPHLVYVPERAFSPARFIEDIRETLGRHGRCIIAMSEGVTAEDGRSVVEGLVPPERLERDAHGNVRLSGGDLGMSIERLINDGLPGTRARVDTFGYLPRGSVSTINATDAREAFEAGVFAVEATSSGGGSVALQCDNGVTIPRLVSLGSVAGKTRHMPADFLLPESNQISSSCRAYLERLLPRRFELARPFV